One window from the genome of Nicotiana tomentosiformis chromosome 5, ASM39032v3, whole genome shotgun sequence encodes:
- the LOC138892413 gene encoding uncharacterized protein, whose translation MVYGRDTLADLIELGMVDFDVIIWMKWLYSCFAKLDCRTRTTRFEFLNESVIEWKGDNVVTKGRFISYLKATKMINNGCIYHLVRVTDTDVETPTLESVPVVNSFLELFPNELHGILTDREIDYGIDVMPGMQPMSIPPYRMKPTELKELKEQL comes from the coding sequence ATGGTGTATGGTCGGGACACCCTGGCTGATCTTAtagaattggggatggttgattttgatgtaataatatgGATGAaatggctttattcatgttttgctaagcttgattgtcgaaccaggACCACTAGGTTTGAATTTCtaaatgagtcagtgattgaatggaagggggataatgtggtgacgaagggtaggtttatttcttaccttaaggccacgaagatgattaacaatgggtgtatctaccatttagtccgggttacggacactgaTGTTGAgacacctacacttgagtctgtgcctgttgtgaattcATTTCTGGAGCTCTTTCCGAATGAGCTCCATGGGATCCTaacagacagggagattgattatgggattgatgtgatgccaggcatgcaGCCTAtgtctattccaccctacagaatgaaaccgacagaattgaaggaactaaaggagcagcTGTAG